The Chryseobacterium sp. 52 genome includes a region encoding these proteins:
- a CDS encoding TonB-dependent receptor plug domain-containing protein yields MLHNDSKFTFRFQFFSFFFLLLTATIFSAQDRRVTLTFEVKDNRPESPGGSEIQMISDENQYKIFTDDKGEAILQAFPGTYQIEIRKNNHLGYSNRITVTKAETFTIDFKEKINSIEEVVITAKEGKGLTSSSIINQGAMQHLQPSSFTDLLELLPGGRSGDPVLNQVNKIHLRETGNPGSDYNTSSMGTTFLVDGAPLNSGANLQYTYDFLDKTNNGLKRRLNITSGVDMRSISTDQIESVEILRGIPSVVYGNLTSGIVKITNKSGYSKWNARFKADGYSKLFALNKGFENKEGDLKINTGLDYLDAKSDPRDRLENYKRITANLAVVKEKKYDGGSFRWQSHLSYTGSLDGSKSDPDVDLSELNSYKVNNHLISLSNTFNYTRNEPSFYRSTELQVTANQRFDKIKQTKFIQLENATAFPLSGTEGEYDGYYPQAQYISDYQVDGKPLDVFVKMVNNFQLDYKTFKNEFNAGFDWQLSKNWGEGQQFDVHRPIDPKSTFRPRAYRDVPAYSTAALFLESVSTADLGRNKLTLALGIRGNSMMNLPSEFKMNGKIYADPRANFQWQLPAFEVMNKNAQLALTLGYGKQSLFPDLNILYPELFYKDVQQLNYFHNNPNYRKVNYKTMIYIPQNPEIEPAVNEKFEVRMDFSLGFHQLSVTVFKENMNNAFRSMNQYAGYQYKKYDTSGINHDAITSPPDISTLPYQTVNENLIYTTQRNGSKINKEGVEFQYSSNRIPVINTRFTVNGAWFRTKYGNSMPVYRSRDLLINGKPYPYLGLYEGMEPGSANEVLNTNLMLDTYIPKLDLVFSSSFQFSWYSMRKLSPMNGVPSHYVDQNGNIFPFNPDEAQGTILQSLIIAQNDDRYNTSRRPMEMNLNLKVTKSFRNKAVVVSMFASRLFSYYAPYSVNGVTINRKGVQDPYFGMEINFNL; encoded by the coding sequence ATGCTACACAATGATTCAAAATTTACTTTCAGATTTCAATTTTTCAGTTTCTTTTTCTTACTTCTTACCGCTACTATATTCAGTGCACAGGACAGAAGGGTTACCCTTACTTTCGAAGTAAAAGACAACCGTCCTGAATCTCCAGGAGGTTCAGAAATACAGATGATATCGGATGAAAATCAATATAAAATTTTCACAGATGATAAAGGTGAGGCCATATTGCAGGCTTTTCCCGGAACTTATCAAATAGAGATCCGTAAAAATAATCATCTTGGCTATTCCAATAGAATAACCGTTACCAAAGCAGAAACATTTACCATTGATTTCAAAGAGAAAATCAACAGCATTGAAGAAGTAGTTATTACCGCCAAAGAAGGAAAAGGACTGACCTCTTCATCCATTATAAACCAAGGCGCAATGCAGCATCTGCAGCCTTCAAGTTTCACAGATCTGTTAGAACTTCTTCCCGGTGGAAGGTCTGGTGATCCGGTTTTGAATCAGGTCAATAAAATCCATCTCCGTGAAACCGGAAATCCCGGAAGTGATTATAATACATCTTCTATGGGAACGACTTTTCTGGTTGATGGGGCGCCATTGAACTCGGGAGCTAATCTGCAGTACACCTACGATTTTTTAGATAAAACCAATAACGGCCTGAAAAGAAGACTCAATATCACAAGTGGAGTGGATATGAGAAGTATCTCTACAGATCAGATTGAAAGTGTTGAAATACTGCGTGGAATTCCTTCTGTAGTATACGGAAACCTGACCTCAGGAATTGTAAAGATTACGAATAAATCAGGATATTCAAAATGGAATGCGAGATTTAAAGCAGATGGTTACAGCAAGCTTTTTGCCCTGAATAAAGGTTTTGAAAATAAAGAAGGTGATCTGAAAATCAATACAGGCCTTGATTATCTGGATGCTAAATCTGACCCAAGAGACAGACTGGAAAATTATAAAAGAATAACAGCAAATCTGGCTGTAGTAAAAGAAAAAAAATACGATGGAGGAAGCTTCAGATGGCAGTCTCACCTGAGCTATACCGGTTCTCTGGACGGATCAAAATCTGATCCGGATGTAGATCTATCCGAACTGAACTCCTATAAAGTCAACAACCATCTGATCAGCTTATCCAATACGTTCAATTATACCAGAAACGAACCTTCGTTTTACCGTTCAACAGAGCTTCAGGTAACAGCCAATCAGAGATTCGACAAAATAAAACAGACCAAATTTATCCAGCTTGAAAATGCAACAGCCTTTCCCTTATCCGGAACAGAAGGAGAATATGATGGCTACTATCCGCAAGCCCAATACATTTCCGATTATCAGGTAGATGGTAAACCTCTGGATGTATTTGTAAAAATGGTCAATAACTTTCAGCTTGATTATAAAACATTTAAAAATGAATTTAATGCAGGTTTCGACTGGCAGTTAAGCAAAAACTGGGGCGAGGGACAGCAGTTTGATGTACACAGACCTATTGATCCTAAATCTACATTCAGACCCCGTGCCTATCGTGATGTTCCTGCTTACAGTACAGCTGCATTATTCCTGGAATCTGTCAGTACAGCAGATCTGGGCAGGAATAAACTGACTCTGGCATTGGGAATCAGAGGAAACTCAATGATGAATCTCCCTTCAGAATTTAAAATGAACGGAAAGATCTATGCCGATCCAAGAGCCAATTTTCAGTGGCAGCTTCCTGCCTTTGAGGTGATGAATAAAAATGCGCAGCTTGCCTTAACACTTGGGTACGGAAAGCAAAGTCTGTTTCCTGATCTGAACATATTGTATCCCGAGTTATTTTACAAAGATGTCCAGCAGCTGAACTATTTCCACAACAATCCGAATTACAGAAAGGTCAATTATAAAACCATGATTTATATTCCTCAGAACCCTGAAATAGAACCTGCCGTAAATGAAAAATTTGAAGTCAGGATGGATTTCAGTTTAGGTTTTCATCAATTATCAGTAACTGTTTTTAAAGAAAACATGAACAATGCCTTCCGTTCTATGAATCAGTATGCGGGGTATCAGTACAAAAAATATGATACATCAGGCATCAATCACGATGCAATCACTTCACCACCGGATATCAGTACATTACCTTATCAGACAGTTAATGAGAATCTCATCTATACCACTCAGCGCAATGGAAGTAAGATTAATAAAGAAGGCGTAGAATTTCAGTATTCCTCCAACCGTATTCCTGTCATCAATACCCGATTTACCGTCAACGGAGCGTGGTTCCGTACCAAATATGGCAACAGCATGCCGGTATACAGAAGTAGAGATCTTTTGATCAACGGAAAACCATATCCGTACCTCGGACTGTATGAAGGAATGGAACCCGGTTCAGCAAATGAAGTACTGAATACCAACCTGATGCTGGATACCTACATTCCAAAGCTGGATTTGGTATTTTCATCATCATTTCAGTTTTCCTGGTATTCTATGAGAAAATTGTCTCCAATGAACGGCGTACCAAGCCATTATGTAGATCAGAACGGAAATATTTTCCCTTTCAATCCTGATGAGGCACAGGGAACCATCCTGCAAAGCTTGATCATAGCTCAGAATGACGACCGTTACAATACATCCAGAAGACCCATGGAGATGAACCTTAACCTGA
- a CDS encoding 1-acyl-sn-glycerol-3-phosphate acyltransferase, whose product MSKFDEIRPFYDHEVNEALRGVARDPMMKALMSFTFPDVDKQVWREQFKNIHSTSDFQHNFIAHTIRQILAKSSEGLTTSGFDQLDKNTPYLFISNHRDIVLDTSLLNLVLLEGGYIMTSSAIGDNLVQKTFLHVLAKLNRNFLVQRGLPIREQLKSSQTMSEYIDQLLHHENRSVWIAQREGRTKDGNDATQQGVLKMLAMAAGDMPLTDYFKTLQIVPISISYEYDPTDALKMPQLLAKHRDEEYIKDENEDFNTMLSGVLGQKKRIHIHAGKVLNTELDDIAAHIDNKNKQLQAVAQIIDDSIIKNYKLWPTKFIAYDLLHNTNTYASQYTEQEKQLFVRRLEMRIDLSEPVSKEHFLAMYANPLINKLKSEEKHSDDCL is encoded by the coding sequence ATGTCGAAGTTCGATGAAATCAGGCCTTTCTATGATCATGAAGTAAATGAAGCATTACGTGGTGTAGCCCGTGATCCAATGATGAAAGCACTGATGAGCTTTACATTTCCGGATGTTGATAAACAGGTTTGGAGAGAACAGTTTAAAAATATTCATTCTACAAGTGATTTTCAGCACAATTTTATAGCCCATACCATTCGTCAGATCCTTGCGAAAAGCTCTGAAGGGTTAACGACTTCGGGATTTGATCAGCTGGATAAAAATACGCCTTACCTTTTCATTTCCAATCACAGAGACATTGTTTTAGATACTTCGCTGCTTAACCTTGTCCTTTTGGAAGGAGGGTATATTATGACTTCTTCGGCGATTGGTGATAATCTTGTTCAGAAAACATTTCTGCATGTACTTGCAAAGCTGAACCGTAACTTTTTAGTACAGAGAGGACTTCCGATTCGGGAGCAGCTCAAAAGCTCTCAGACCATGTCTGAATATATTGATCAGCTTTTACACCACGAGAACCGCTCCGTTTGGATTGCACAGCGTGAAGGACGTACAAAAGACGGAAACGATGCTACCCAGCAGGGCGTTTTAAAAATGCTTGCTATGGCAGCCGGAGATATGCCGTTGACGGATTATTTTAAAACATTACAAATTGTCCCGATATCGATCTCCTACGAATATGACCCTACAGATGCTTTAAAGATGCCTCAGCTTCTGGCAAAACACAGAGATGAAGAGTATATTAAAGATGAAAATGAAGATTTTAATACCATGCTCAGCGGCGTATTGGGACAAAAGAAAAGGATTCATATTCACGCCGGAAAAGTATTGAATACTGAACTGGATGATATTGCGGCTCATATTGACAACAAAAATAAACAGTTGCAGGCTGTTGCGCAGATCATAGATGACTCCATCATAAAGAACTACAAGCTTTGGCCAACTAAATTTATTGCTTACGATCTCCTTCACAATACCAATACCTACGCCTCACAGTATACTGAGCAGGAAAAACAGTTGTTTGTAAGAAGACTGGAAATGCGTATCGACCTGTCTGAACCGGTTTCCAAAGAACATTTTCTGGCCATGTATGCCAATCCGTTGATCAATAAACTTAAGTCTGAAGAAAAACATTCAGATGATTGCCTGTAA
- a CDS encoding nucleotide pyrophosphohydrolase gives MSEIAKIIDSIKIFNQERDWEQFHNPKDLAIALNIETSELLELFLWKRDTDVDENKVKEELADIFMYAFNIADKFNLDITAIVNEKLKKNALKYPVEKSKGTSKKYKDL, from the coding sequence ATGTCTGAAATCGCAAAAATTATCGATTCGATTAAGATTTTTAATCAAGAGAGGGATTGGGAACAATTTCATAACCCAAAAGATTTAGCAATAGCATTAAATATTGAAACCTCAGAATTATTGGAGCTCTTCCTATGGAAAAGAGATACTGATGTTGATGAAAATAAAGTAAAAGAAGAACTGGCAGATATATTCATGTATGCATTCAATATTGCTGATAAATTCAATCTTGACATAACTGCAATAGTTAATGAGAAACTTAAAAAAAATGCCTTAAAATACCCTGTCGAAAAATCAAAAGGTACGAGTAAAAAATATAAAGATCTATGA